Within Fusarium fujikuroi IMI 58289 draft genome, chromosome FFUJ_chr08, the genomic segment AATGATGTTCTCAGCAGCGGCGATCCGATCACGGTGTTCCGCAGAGACCATGACAGTATCGCCTGAAGCCATGGGTCCAAAATGGACAGTGGGTATTTGTATGTCGAtagccttttcttctctcagAGCCAGTGGTTGCGACGCTGATCCAGAAGCGCCAATAACACCTTTTTCTGGCCTCTCATATCTGCTATGCTGGCCTAGTCGAGCAGCAGTCTCTTTGAGTTCCTCAATAAATGTCGCAGACCCTTTCATGAGCCGCCTCCTTCCCAAGACTGTTTGCAGGCTTTCCAGGACATTAAATATTTCTCTTGGCATCGTATCACCATGACAGGTGTTCTTGCGGACAAACTCGTGGTCCGTCTGGTGCCCGAAGTCATATCGAACGATGGTGTCGCTGATGATTACGTCACCCAGACCAATATGCTTTCCCTTAAGTGAAGGGACGGCACCGCAAACTCCAACTAGGATTGTGAGGCAAATATTTGGGTAGCTTACGCGAAGGCTTGTGGCGGCGGTTGCTGAGTTCACCTTTCCCTTGCCTAGCAATACGATCACAACGTTATGTCTGTCAATGCGCCCAGTGACATACATGTTATGATCTCCGTCAGACTTGCCGAATTGatcaccatcctcatcccagAACTCATCGACTACCATACAAACAGCATCGAACTCAAGTGATAGGGCGCAAACAAGGGCCACTGAAAAGTCCTCTCGGCCGGCAGGTCGCTGGTAGTTGCTCATCACGAGGAAGATGTGCCCTTTCTGCTCGCATGTATGGAAAAGAAGAACCAGCTACGTTTTGGGACAACTCGGTATTGGTGCCAGAGTTAAAAGGTGTCGTAGTGGAACCAGAGAAGCCTTAAGCCATTGATTGAAGACAGAATGTAAATCTATGGTCTCTtagataaaatagaaaattCTGGAGGGTTTCAGAGTCTGGGCTGGGAGCGATGGGTGTTGGGGGTCCAGTATGCTGTAGGCTCGCGGCAACGGCTGAGTGCCATTTGTCGCCTACCCCCCGCTTCTTCCTTCAGCGGTGTGGGGTCTTCAGGCATCCAGATCTTATCAAGGCGGCGTTATGATCGGCTTATAATATCCGAGCCTGATTCGGACCATGCATGGAATGTTGGAGGTGGTTATATGAACGGATCCATGCCTCCTTGACTCCGTTTATCGCGAAGGGAGGGAATAATTTGAAGCTGTTTGTCAGTCAAAACCCTCCCCATCTGCTGGAATAGCCTTGACCTTTTCGACTttctggtgttggtgataaTTCTTTGTGGCTGCATATATTGTTTCTTGTCTGCAGGCGTTGACCCAAtgagagaaggttgaggccATCCCTGCTAACCAGGATCAGGCAGCGTAAGCAGTAGGCAGCCTGCCAGCACATTTCTCCCATCCATTTTTTATGGCTGTCATAATCGTAAAGCGTTAACCTGGTAATTCAAGAATAGGTGATAACAGGTTAATGAAAGAATTGGCATTTCTTCTCTGTTTTTGTAGCGTAGTAGGGACCTACAAAGCCATAGTTCCCTTTTGCGTGCCTCAAATTCTCTGTAAGGGTGTTCTACCGACGACGCAGCTGGCGCACATCGAGCTTGGTTTTGGCCAATCatatcttttttttccctGCCGCTGTGCTGGGGGGTTGAAAATCAGGCTGATAGCTTAACTGGTTGTTGCGGTCAGTCTCATCAAACTTTTCTTCTCTGATGTCAAACCACGGTTCTAGTTCTTTATCCTTCGTCCATCACCTCCGACGTCGCCTATGAATACAGGACGAATTATCCATGATCAGTGATGTCCGGACCATCGCAATTGCACCAGGGTGGTTCGGAATTTCTGAGCACAGTCACCGGGCATAATGTCGACTTGGGGAATAAGTCATTGACCCGCAGAGACACGGCTCAAACAATAAATAACCACAATTACTATGGATATTCCACAGACCCGCTGCGAGACCAAGCGCATGAGAATCGTGGAGAGAAGCGAAAGTGCACCGACGACCAAGGTTTGTTTTCATTACTTCCACTGGGGAGCCTTCGGCACCATGAGTCTAGACTAAACTATTGTCGACAATCAGAACAAGGTAGCCACAGTCATCCACCACTTGAAACTCTACTTCAATCGTTAAGTTTCAAGCAAATCGATGCTCGACATGAAAATATCAAGAAAGCTCATAGAAAAACATGCAAATGGATCATCAAGAGAGCGGAGTATCTCGACTGGCTGAATCCCAATAAGGTCGACGaacatcatggcttcttgtGGATCAAAGGAAAGCCCGGGGCAGGAAAGTCCACTTTGATGAAATTCCTTCTGAGTAATTCCCGCAGAACAATGAAGAACAAAATCAtcatctctttcttcttcaatgcaCGAGGAGAACAATTGGAGAAGTCCACTGCTGGCATGTACAGGTCACTGTTACTGCAGATGTTGCAACAACTTCCCAGGCTTCACAATGTGCTCGAACCTGGGCTGGTCCTAGGGATCAGCGAGAATCACGACTGGGGTGTTGAGCCACTAAGAACACTTTTTGAGCAAACTGTGGAAGGCCTTGGGGATTCTTCTGTTGTTGCCTTCATTGATGCCTTGGACGAATGTGACGAGTCCGAAATTCGCTCCATGGTGTCATCATTCAAGAGTCTGGGCAAGATGAGCGCTGAGGAAGGAGTCAGTTTCCAGGTTTGCTTGGCGAGCAGACACTATCCTCACATCACGATGCCAAAAAAGATTGAGCTGATTCTGGAAGGACAAGAGGGACATGAACAAGACATCATTTCTTATCTTGACAGCGAGTTGGAGATTGGAGAAAGCAAACTCGCATACGAGATTCGTACTCAAATCCAAGAAAAGGCATCAGGTGTCTTTATGTGGGTTGTCCTTGTGTCTGGTATTCTGCAACAAAAGTTTGATGAAGGGCGCATACATGACTTAAAGCAGACCCTTGGAGAGATCCCAGGAGACCTGCACGAGCTTTTCCGAAATATTCTTACTCGAGATGATGCAAATAAGGATGAAATGCTTTTATGCATCCAATGGGTTCTCTTTGCACGAAACCCGCTAAAGCCAGAGCAGCTTTATTTTGCGATCCGCTCACACATAGAGTGCACCACATGCAAGTGGGACCGAGACGACATTACTGAAGCTACCATTCGTAACTTTATTCTAAGTTCCTCGAAAGGCCTCGCTGAAGTTATTCGGACAAAGAAGGATCCAACAGTCCAGTTCATTCACGAGTCAGTCAGAGACTTCCTCCTCAAAGACGGAGGCCTCAGAGTCATTCTGGATATGAGCGGAGATATTGGTGCAGAGAGCCATGATCAGTTAAAGAGTTGCTGCTATAAGTATGTGCAATCATATACGGAAGAGAATGGCTCACCAGAAGGCGACTCTAAGCAGCACCTCTCCGAAGCTTGTGTTGCGGCAGACTTTGAGTTTCCTTTTCTGAGGTATGCCGTGCAGAATGTTCTTTATCACGCGAATGCAGCAGAAGAGGGAGACATCAGTCAGACTGAATTTTTGAAAACCTTCCAACTTGCAGAATGGATTCAACACAATAACGTCTTCCAGGACAAAGATGTACGTCGACATACAGCTGGTGCTAGTCTTTTGTACCTCCTCGCTGAGCATGGCTTTGGGAAGCTTATCGAGAGCCACCGAGCAAGCCAGTCCTGCTTTGATATTGAAGGCGAGCGCTATGGCGCCCCTGTCCTTGCAGCAATGGCTACGGGTAGCCGACCAACAGTCTGGAGGCTACTCAAAAGGGAGACACGCGACGAACCTACGACATCAAATTTACACACCTTATTCCATGAGTACAACGTGACAAGAATAGGAAAGCACAGCATTGGGCGCAATTTCACATTTAACCCGAAACGGGgtcttatttactatattttgCAGAATGACGACCTCATTGTGGCCTCGTTTGTTATCGCTTCCCGCAATGCCTACACATGGCCAGAGCTGCAGGCCCCTCGTAGCGAGACACTATTTTCAGTGGCAATTCAGCACTGCCATGATGTCTTAGCTACTTTTCGATTTCTGCTTGAGAACGGGGCCGATATTGAAGCTAGAGATAAGCGCAAAGGGACGCCGCTTGCTCTTGCCGCTGCAAACGGAAATGCGGCTGTTGTAGCTTTTCTAATGGGAAAAGGCGCTAATGTCGATCATACTTGCAACCATGATATGACAGCACTTATGTATGCTGCAGCTGGGGGTAGTGAAGAATGCATGCGGTTGCTCATCTCCGGGGGAGCCAGTGTAGCTGCGACAGACAACCAGGGACAGACAGCGCTTTTCGGGGCCGTGTGTAGCGAAAACGAGTCTGAAGCCAAGGTGCATTTATTGATTGGCCATGGGGTCGATGTTGCCGCAACTGACAACAATGGTTGCACAGCACTGGCGTGGTCATTGAAGGCAGGTAAGGCTAAGGAATCAACTGTACAGATGCTGCTTGGTCATAGCGACATAGTCGACAAACCTGATCACGTTGGAAGAACACCATTGATGTTTGCGCTGAATAGCAACCTTTCGATCATGAAGCAGCTCATAGAATGGGGTGCTCACGTCAACTCGATCGATAATCAAGGACAGAGCGCCCTGTTGCTGGCCGTCAAGTTGAAGGCAGAGAGTCACGCACGCCTTTTAATAGATAGCGGCGCCTGTACTGATGTCTATGACACGCAAAGTCACCGCACAGCTCTGTCATACGCTGTTACCTGGAAGTATTCTGATATAGCCGTTGCCCCACGAGGCCATTCACCTATGGAGTTATTTTATCATGGTGACAAATTGCCTCCAAGCATAGCAGAAGCTCTTCTGATCCGGGGTGCGGCGGTTGGTATACCTGATCTGAGCGGCAGGACGCCATTATCATATACAGCAAGTACCAGAGACGGTGCCGACTTGACCGCGCTATTGCTTTCCTATGGGGCAGATGTTGATAGGGCAGACAACAATGGTAGGACGCCACTCTCATACGCGGCGAAACATAATTCTCAAGTTTGTGAGCTACTGCTTTCCTATGGGGCAGATGTTGATAGGGCAGACAACAATGGTAGGACGCCACTATCATATGCTGCTCAATTTCATAATAATTTCTCTAGTTGGTATTGTGTCCAACTACTTCTGGATCGAGGAGCAAGTCCTGATAAAGTCGATGAGGCTGGGAAGACCGCTCTTTCATATATCAGAGATCAACAGATTGAGGACCTACTATCGAATTAAGTATGATTAGATTTTAATGATAAATGATTGTTTTCTTGAGACGTTATGTTGTCGCGCGCAAAGCTTCCATTTATGGCCATCACGAAGCCTGCATAGGCCGAATTTGCCAATACTTAAGCACAGCCTAATAACAGCCAACTTTCAACTGGCAGTTCACCACTATGGATGCCGCAGCCATAAGAAATGCCGATAAAACGCTGTCCCAGTGATACGTGGTCCCACTTCTGGATGTGCTGCGCAATACTCGGTGGCTAAAGTATATTCAAAAGGCCTTCCAAATTTGAACCAGACTGCATCTGTCCCCACATATCACACCACATGGACAACGCGGATGAAGACCTGGGACAGGATGTTATGCAGTTGGTTGTGGTTTTTCAAGGATCAAACAAGATCGGGGCTAGACTCAGCCAATGAAATGGGAAAGATCCCTGTGTCCTGCAGATAAGTTCTACAATGGGAGCGAGCCGGTATCCCCGCCATGCATTCCTCATCACCTGCGTTGGACTTGTGGCCAGCGAGGAGCTATGGGACCTCCACACACATGACCAGCTGTTGGTCCTTAGGCATCGTGGTTGGTGATTCGCTGACCCAGTACATAGGCCCAAGACTCTGAGCTATTTAATTCCTCTCATTCCCCTCTTTTCATCATGCCTGCGTAAGTCCGATTCAATATGTCCTGGAATCGTTACGATCTTGGTCAAGCTAATATCTTCTATGATGAAACACATCCCCTGCTATCGAGCTTTATGCTACCACCGCATGTGGAAGAGGTTAAAAGATGTTTGACGGACTTTTCTTGCCTCAtcaatgagaagaaggagtctTTTTCCAAAATATCTAAAGATATGGCAGAGTATTTAGAACAGGGCCCGAATTCAGATCGAACTTGTAAAGCAGCAGAGATGATTCAACACGAAGTGGTTAGCAAAGTCGGTGGAGGCTATGAAGAAAACGTCTGGCGAGGAATATTCGAAAAGCACTTCTTCGATCCGCTTACCGACTCTCTGTCCACAAGTAAGGAAGATTCGAGACGGTAAGTTATCTGCTAAATGATGTATATCAATGCAGCTTACAGAGTTACCCAGAGTATCACGAAACAACTACTACTATGACCAGGTCATACGGTATGCCTAACACCAAGTCTTGTCAACGCGCGTATTTAACCAAGATGAACAGGAGCAGTGACCAGATTTGGACCTTATTTGAACCCGATAAAAAGGCAACAACCACGCGATTAAGGCCTGTAAAGAGCCCGAAACCTGaccaagtctttttcttgccGATTTACCACCATCATAATAACACTGGACTCCCGAAAGTGGTAGATCCAAAAGCCCG encodes:
- a CDS encoding related to ankyrin 3, whose product is MSGPSQLHQGGSEFLSTVTGHNVDLGNKSLTRRDTAQTINNHNYYGYSTDPLRDQAHENRGEKRKCTDDQGLFSLLPLGSLRHHESRLNYCRQSEQGSHSHPPLETLLQSLSFKQIDARHENIKKAHRKTCKWIIKRAEYLDWLNPNKVDEHHGFLWIKGKPGAGKSTLMKFLLSNSRRTMKNKIIISFFFNARGEQLEKSTAGMYRSLLLQMLQQLPRLHNVLEPGLVLGISENHDWGVEPLRTLFEQTVEGLGDSSVVAFIDALDECDESEIRSMVSSFKSLGKMSAEEGVSFQVCLASRHYPHITMPKKIELILEGQEGHEQDIISYLDSELEIGESKLAYEIRTQIQEKASGVFMWVVLVSGILQQKFDEGRIHDLKQTLGEIPGDLHELFRNILTRDDANKDEMLLCIQWVLFARNPLKPEQLYFAIRSHIECTTCKWDRDDITEATIRNFILSSSKGLAEVIRTKKDPTVQFIHESVRDFLLKDGGLRVILDMSGDIGAESHDQLKSCCYKYVQSYTEENGSPEGDSKQHLSEACVAADFEFPFLRYAVQNVLYHANAAEEGDISQTEFLKTFQLAEWIQHNNVFQDKDVRRHTAGASLLYLLAEHGFGKLIESHRASQSCFDIEGERYGAPVLAAMATGSRPTVWRLLKRETRDEPTTSNLHTLFHEYNVTRIGKHSIGRNFTFNPKRGLIYYILQNDDLIVASFVIASRNAYTWPELQAPRSETLFSVAIQHCHDVLATFRFLLENGADIEARDKRKGTPLALAAANGNAAVVAFLMGKGANVDHTCNHDMTALMYAAAGGSEECMRLLISGGASVAATDNQGQTALFGAVCSENESEAKVHLLIGHGVDVAATDNNGCTALAWSLKAGKAKESTVQMLLGHSDIVDKPDHVGRTPLMFALNSNLSIMKQLIEWGAHVNSIDNQGQSALLLAVKLKAESHARLLIDSGACTDVYDTQSHRTALSYAVTWKYSDIAVAPRGHSPMELFYHGDKLPPSIAEALLIRGAAVGIPDLSGRTPLSYTASTRDGADLTALLLSYGADVDRADNNGRTPLSYAAKHNSQVCELLLSYGADVDRADNNGRTPLSYAAQFHNNFSSWYCVQLLLDRGASPDKVDEAGKTALSYIRDQQIEDLLSN